From the Desulfomonilia bacterium genome, one window contains:
- a CDS encoding penicillin acylase family protein, protein MKFFKYMLLAIIIITVAGFIGGWLYLRHLLPEYSGDIILHGIDSETSVIRDKNAVPHIYADNTHDLYFALGYAQAQDRLFQMDFYRRVAKGRLSEIFGKDLIDADRYLRTMGFMRTAKVQSKRLNGHTLVMINAFTEGVNYCINNCPLPLEFKLLGYNPEPWVPLDSIAIGNLLAFRLASWAYKNELFNYLSCQKMGKDKASLLVPGYPVDAVPVMDEPGISGMTKLTKASHDFLGTFACREIASNNWVIAGKRTESGKPMLCSDSHEEDPEMPTQRYMVHLSGPGIDAIGAMFPGMPVLICGRNRHISWGVTNFNLDNQDLYIEKINPGNPGQVMFKGKWVDMKVMRERINYRDGKKMSSKDIEIRITPHGPIINDIEEGLGKTPISIRRVEAEPWSVLDAFYRVSTATNWKEFRKALSIYGAGPQHFVYADSKGNIGYTGAGKCPVRAYSGDGIAPVNGWNGRHEWRGYYPFEKMPKEINPERGFIATANNSPVRGRNSTPLGEYRGMPYRAERITEMIESKSRLSPEDMIEMQLDVKSKMAARLVPEFVRILNASIKKDEIAYLDELLKWDYMAKAESTGASIYEVMITRIKYEIFHDEMGDLLFEKFVSDKTSSTNLMVDLILNKPDSVFFDKTETKKNEILNDAVLASFRYAVSFLGDKLGNDVSRWHWGDLHQIEFRHVLGHEKMIRPFFNFGPSPFGGDEHTINRAGFDDNKPYKVNITASIRYIIDFGKPDASMAVLSTGQCAQLSSRYRTDMSKKFLKGRYIRWTMNSVEIKRDSKYILRFKHE, encoded by the coding sequence GTGAAGTTTTTTAAATACATGCTTCTCGCTATCATTATTATAACTGTTGCAGGTTTTATCGGCGGCTGGCTCTATCTCAGACATCTCCTGCCCGAATATTCCGGGGATATTATACTGCATGGAATCGATTCGGAGACGTCTGTTATCCGCGATAAAAATGCCGTTCCTCATATTTATGCAGATAACACCCACGACCTTTACTTTGCTCTGGGTTATGCGCAAGCCCAGGACAGGCTCTTTCAAATGGACTTTTACAGGAGGGTTGCAAAGGGAAGGCTTTCGGAAATTTTTGGGAAAGACCTTATCGATGCGGACAGATATTTGAGGACAATGGGTTTTATGAGAACTGCGAAGGTCCAATCGAAAAGGCTGAATGGCCATACGCTTGTCATGATAAATGCCTTTACTGAAGGGGTGAACTACTGCATAAATAATTGCCCTCTGCCTCTGGAATTCAAACTGCTGGGGTATAATCCCGAGCCGTGGGTGCCTCTTGATTCAATCGCAATTGGAAATCTCCTTGCATTCCGGCTTGCCAGCTGGGCCTACAAGAATGAACTTTTCAATTACTTGTCCTGTCAGAAGATGGGAAAAGATAAAGCATCACTTCTCGTGCCAGGATATCCTGTTGATGCGGTGCCGGTTATGGATGAACCGGGGATTTCTGGAATGACAAAACTGACAAAGGCCTCTCATGATTTTCTGGGAACCTTTGCCTGCAGGGAAATTGCGAGCAACAACTGGGTTATAGCAGGAAAACGCACGGAATCGGGCAAGCCTATGCTTTGCTCGGATTCACATGAGGAAGACCCGGAGATGCCAACCCAGCGGTATATGGTTCATCTGTCAGGCCCCGGAATTGATGCTATAGGTGCGATGTTTCCGGGTATGCCTGTTCTCATCTGTGGCAGAAACAGGCATATTTCATGGGGAGTGACCAATTTCAATCTTGATAATCAGGACCTTTATATCGAGAAGATCAATCCCGGAAACCCCGGTCAGGTCATGTTCAAGGGAAAATGGGTTGATATGAAAGTAATGAGGGAACGCATAAATTACAGGGACGGCAAAAAAATGTCATCAAAAGACATTGAAATAAGGATCACCCCGCACGGTCCGATAATAAACGATATCGAAGAAGGTCTTGGAAAGACACCCATCAGCATAAGAAGAGTCGAGGCTGAACCCTGGTCGGTATTGGATGCGTTTTACAGGGTCAGCACGGCAACGAACTGGAAGGAATTCAGAAAGGCGCTGTCAATCTATGGAGCAGGCCCGCAGCATTTTGTCTATGCGGATTCCAAAGGCAATATCGGCTATACCGGTGCGGGCAAATGCCCAGTTCGAGCATATTCCGGTGACGGAATAGCTCCGGTGAACGGATGGAACGGCCGTCATGAGTGGAGAGGGTACTATCCGTTTGAAAAGATGCCCAAGGAAATTAATCCCGAAAGAGGTTTCATTGCCACAGCAAATAACAGCCCTGTCAGAGGCCGAAATTCAACACCTTTGGGCGAATACCGTGGAATGCCTTACAGGGCTGAGCGCATCACCGAGATGATAGAATCGAAATCCAGGCTCAGCCCTGAAGATATGATTGAAATGCAGCTTGATGTGAAATCAAAAATGGCGGCAAGGCTTGTACCTGAATTTGTTAGAATTCTTAACGCTTCCATAAAAAAAGATGAGATCGCCTATCTTGATGAACTTCTTAAGTGGGACTATATGGCAAAAGCTGAATCAACCGGCGCATCCATCTATGAGGTGATGATAACGAGAATAAAATACGAGATATTCCACGATGAAATGGGAGACTTGCTTTTTGAGAAATTTGTCTCTGACAAAACATCATCAACAAATCTCATGGTTGATTTGATTCTGAATAAACCCGATTCCGTATTTTTTGATAAGACTGAAACAAAAAAGAATGAGATACTGAATGATGCGGTGCTGGCATCATTCAGATATGCAGTGTCATTTTTAGGAGACAAACTCGGCAATGATGTCTCCAGATGGCATTGGGGAGATCTCCATCAGATAGAGTTCAGACATGTTCTCGGGCATGAGAAGATGATCAGGCCGTTTTTTAATTTCGGGCCTTCGCCTTTCGGAGGAGACGAACATACAATCAACAGGGCCGGCTTCGACGACAATAAACCTTACAAGGTGAACATAACGGCTTCAATCCGGTATATAATAGACTTTGGAAAACCGGATGCATCCATGGCGGTTCTCAGTACGGGCCAGTGTGCTCAGCTTTCAAGCAGATACAGAACCGATATGTCAAAGAAATTTTTAAAAGGCCGGTATATCAGGTGGACAATGAACAGCGTTGAAATTAAAAGGGATTCAAAATACATTTTAAGATTTAAACACGAGTAA
- a CDS encoding YceH family protein, whose translation MNNPLSHIEVRILGSLIEKKLSTPDNYPLTLNSLTLACNQKTSRNPVTEYSEDSVHSAVKGLIEKRLAWESTLGRAPKYEENFLKSYSLDNPEAALICVIMLRGSQTPGELRINSEKMHTFNSYEDLIDAMEILFDKQLIIRLPRQPGQKEHRITHLLCGEPEINTGIQNTPEHVMPSVSEDIITELAAIRKELEELKASFQKFKSQFE comes from the coding sequence ATGAATAACCCCCTTTCACATATTGAAGTTAGGATACTTGGCTCATTAATTGAAAAAAAGCTTTCCACACCGGATAATTATCCGCTTACCCTTAATTCTCTTACGCTGGCCTGCAACCAGAAAACAAGCCGGAATCCAGTGACCGAATATTCCGAAGACAGCGTTCATTCAGCCGTCAAAGGTCTTATTGAAAAAAGGCTTGCATGGGAGAGCACCCTCGGGAGGGCGCCAAAATATGAAGAAAATTTTTTAAAATCATACAGTCTGGACAATCCCGAAGCCGCCCTTATCTGTGTTATCATGCTCAGAGGGTCTCAGACCCCCGGTGAATTGAGGATCAATTCTGAAAAAATGCACACCTTTAATTCTTATGAAGACCTGATTGACGCAATGGAAATCCTTTTCGACAAACAACTGATTATAAGACTCCCCAGGCAGCCGGGGCAGAAAGAGCACCGCATCACTCACCTTCTGTGCGGAGAACCGGAAATTAATACCGGTATCCAGAACACGCCAGAACACGTCATGCCGTCTGTATCTGAAGACATCATCACGGAACTCGCAGCAATAAGAAAAGAGCTAGAAGAGTTGAAGGCTTCTTTCCAAAAATTCAAATCACAGTTTGAATAA